A stretch of Paludisphaera borealis DNA encodes these proteins:
- a CDS encoding oxidoreductase, protein MARLRLATAWLGGCSGCHMSFLDMDEFLIDLAGTVDVVFSPFVDVKEYPEGVDVALVEGAVCNEDHLRLLPLLRARTRTVVSFGDCAVTGNVTALRNPFGGAESILDQVYLGSGGRVPCEPGIVPALLDKVVPVHAVIPVELYLPGCPPSAPRIRAVLEALIEGRTPRLEGEDIRFG, encoded by the coding sequence ATGGCCCGTTTGAGGCTCGCCACCGCCTGGCTCGGGGGATGCTCGGGTTGCCATATGTCGTTCTTGGACATGGACGAGTTCCTGATCGACCTGGCCGGTACGGTCGACGTCGTCTTCTCGCCGTTCGTCGACGTCAAGGAGTACCCCGAGGGAGTCGACGTGGCGCTGGTGGAAGGGGCCGTCTGCAACGAAGACCACCTGAGGCTGCTGCCGTTGCTGCGCGCCAGGACCAGGACGGTCGTCTCGTTCGGCGATTGCGCCGTGACGGGCAACGTCACGGCCCTGCGCAACCCGTTCGGCGGCGCCGAGAGCATCCTCGATCAGGTCTATCTTGGAAGCGGCGGCCGGGTCCCTTGCGAGCCGGGGATCGTGCCGGCGTTGCTTGACAAGGTCGTCCCCGTCCACGCGGTCATCCCGGTGGAGCTCTACCTGCCCGGCTGCCCCCCGTCCGCCCCCCGTATTCGCGCCGTGCTGGAAGCCTTGATCGAGGGCAGGACGCCGCGTCTGGAGGGCGAGGACATCCGATTCGGATGA
- a CDS encoding Ni/Fe hydrogenase subunit alpha → MGQRIVIDPVTRIEGHAKITVLLDDDGRVSDARFHVTDFRGFEKFCEGRPFWEMPGITARVCGICPVSHLLASSKAGDAILAVSIPPAAVKLRRLMNLAQIVQSHALSVFHLSGPDLLLGMDSDPAQRNVFGLIAKHPEVARAGIRLRQFGQEIIEALGGRKIHPAWSVPGGVRAALTVDGREAIRGRLAEAKQTALMALGLIKGLLDGFREEVASFGDFPSLFLAMVGPDGVWEHHDGRLRVTDSTGRIVADDLDPADYRDFLGESVEPDSYLKSPYYAPMGCPDGIYRVGPLARLNVCSRAGSPLADVELEEYRQRGGRTVTASFYYHYARLVEILTAVEHVERLLDDPDLLSDQIRAHGGVNRMEGVGASEAPRGTLFHHYRVDENGLLTWVNLIIATGHNNLAMNKSLAQIARHFIKGSPIPEGVLNRLEAGIRAFDPCLSCSTHAFGLMPLHVQVVGPDGAVRDEIWRH, encoded by the coding sequence ATGGGCCAGCGGATCGTCATCGACCCGGTCACTCGGATCGAGGGGCACGCCAAGATCACGGTGCTTCTCGACGACGACGGGCGGGTGTCCGACGCCCGGTTCCACGTCACAGACTTCCGGGGGTTCGAGAAGTTCTGCGAGGGGCGTCCGTTTTGGGAGATGCCGGGGATCACCGCGCGGGTCTGCGGGATCTGCCCGGTCAGCCACCTGCTGGCGTCGTCCAAGGCCGGCGACGCGATCCTGGCCGTCTCGATCCCGCCGGCGGCCGTGAAGTTGCGGCGGTTGATGAACCTCGCCCAGATCGTCCAGTCGCATGCGCTGAGCGTCTTTCATCTGAGCGGCCCCGACTTGCTCCTCGGGATGGACTCCGACCCGGCTCAGCGGAACGTCTTCGGCCTGATCGCGAAACACCCGGAGGTCGCCCGCGCGGGCATCCGGCTGCGGCAGTTCGGCCAGGAGATCATCGAGGCCCTCGGCGGCCGCAAGATTCACCCGGCCTGGTCCGTCCCCGGCGGGGTCCGCGCGGCGCTCACGGTCGACGGCCGCGAGGCGATCCGCGGACGGCTCGCCGAGGCGAAGCAGACCGCCCTGATGGCGCTCGGGCTGATCAAAGGATTGCTCGACGGCTTCCGCGAGGAAGTCGCGAGCTTCGGCGATTTCCCCAGCCTGTTCCTGGCCATGGTCGGCCCTGATGGGGTCTGGGAACACCACGACGGCCGGCTACGGGTGACCGACTCGACGGGCCGAATCGTGGCCGACGACCTCGACCCTGCCGACTACCGAGATTTCCTCGGCGAGTCGGTCGAGCCTGACTCGTACCTGAAATCACCGTACTACGCTCCGATGGGCTGCCCCGACGGGATCTATCGAGTCGGCCCGCTTGCGCGATTGAACGTGTGCTCCAGGGCGGGCTCGCCGCTCGCCGATGTCGAGCTTGAAGAATACCGCCAGCGGGGCGGTCGCACGGTCACCGCGTCGTTCTACTATCATTACGCCCGCCTGGTCGAGATCCTGACCGCCGTCGAGCACGTCGAGCGACTCCTCGACGACCCCGATCTTCTCTCCGATCAGATCCGCGCCCACGGCGGCGTCAACCGCATGGAGGGCGTGGGGGCCAGCGAGGCGCCCCGGGGCACGTTGTTCCACCACTACCGGGTGGACGAGAACGGGCTGCTCACGTGGGTCAACCTCATCATCGCCACGGGCCACAACAACCTCGCGATGAACAAGTCCTTGGCCCAGATCGCCCGCCATTTCATCAAGGGCTCGCCGATCCCCGAGGGGGTGCTGAATCGTCTGGAGGCGGGGATCAGGGCGTTCGACCCCTGCCTGAGCTGCTCGACTCACGCCTTCGGCCTGATGCCGCTCCACGTCCAAGTCGTGGGCCCCGACGGGGCTGTCCGGGACGAGATCTGGAGGCACTGA
- a CDS encoding hydrogenase maturation protease translates to MDDARPALVIGYGNTLRTDDAFGPRAAAVVQSWELPGVAALAVTQLAPELAERLSAVRLAIFVDARIPPNEGPSGVEVRPLELSSIASAFGHVSEPGRLLALAQAVYGSCPRAWLVTAPAADLGLGDGLTPQAACSLEVALRRIADLLGLDGGPDAEAACAEGGRICGGEPHE, encoded by the coding sequence ATGGACGACGCGCGGCCCGCCCTGGTGATCGGATACGGCAACACCCTGCGCACCGACGACGCGTTCGGCCCTCGCGCGGCCGCCGTCGTGCAAAGTTGGGAACTGCCGGGCGTGGCGGCCCTGGCGGTGACGCAGCTCGCCCCCGAGCTGGCTGAACGGCTGTCGGCCGTCCGCCTCGCAATCTTCGTCGACGCCCGCATTCCGCCGAACGAAGGGCCGTCGGGCGTCGAAGTCCGGCCGCTCGAGCTGTCGAGCATCGCGTCAGCGTTCGGACATGTGAGCGAGCCCGGCCGCCTCCTGGCCCTGGCTCAAGCGGTCTACGGGAGCTGTCCCCGGGCATGGCTCGTGACGGCGCCGGCGGCCGATCTGGGGCTGGGCGACGGGCTGACCCCCCAGGCGGCTTGCAGTCTCGAAGTGGCGTTGAGGCGTATCGCCGATCTGCTCGGCCTTGATGGAGGCCCGGACGCAGAAGCCGCCTGCGCCGAGGGCGGGAGGATCTGCGGAGGTGAGCCCCACGAATGA
- a CDS encoding SDR family oxidoreductase, with the protein MRPLHEQSVVITGASSGIGRRTAIEFAKRGAQVTLAARNDSALKEVASEIRRDGGKAHVVVTDVAEWPQVERLAEAAAAHYGRIDTWVNNAGVSVYAHFEDLLVEEIDRIIRVDLLGQIYGAKAALPYMRKQGEGTIINVASELGVRGAPLQSIYCAAKHGVKGFTEALRLELDHENSGVRTTLILPGATNTPFFAHSRSKLGAKASPPGIVYEPEAVAEAIVFAAEHPRRDIFVGVSAKSYDWLQRLSPAMADQMSLMAGASIEKQKSHEPDNGRDTLFEPWTGHGAERGDYPGRTSSWYTKVFEHHPALKVAALGAVAGTFAAGLLGLARRNGNGHETGNGWRLRG; encoded by the coding sequence ATGCGACCATTGCATGAACAGTCGGTGGTGATCACCGGGGCCTCATCGGGGATCGGCCGGCGGACGGCGATCGAGTTCGCCAAGCGAGGAGCGCAGGTCACGCTCGCCGCGCGCAACGATTCGGCGCTTAAAGAAGTAGCCTCCGAGATCCGACGCGACGGCGGCAAGGCGCACGTCGTGGTCACCGACGTCGCCGAGTGGCCGCAGGTCGAGCGGCTCGCCGAGGCCGCCGCCGCCCATTACGGGCGGATCGACACCTGGGTCAACAACGCCGGGGTCAGCGTCTACGCCCACTTCGAAGACCTGCTGGTCGAAGAGATCGACCGGATCATCCGCGTCGACCTGCTCGGCCAAATCTACGGCGCCAAGGCCGCCCTGCCCTACATGAGGAAGCAAGGCGAGGGGACGATCATCAACGTGGCGTCCGAGCTGGGCGTCCGCGGCGCGCCGTTGCAGTCGATCTACTGCGCGGCCAAGCACGGCGTGAAGGGGTTCACCGAGGCGCTTCGATTGGAGCTGGACCACGAGAATTCAGGCGTCCGCACGACGCTGATCCTGCCGGGCGCGACCAACACGCCGTTCTTCGCGCACTCGCGCAGCAAGCTCGGCGCGAAGGCGTCGCCGCCGGGGATCGTCTACGAGCCCGAGGCCGTGGCCGAGGCGATCGTGTTCGCCGCCGAGCACCCCCGCCGCGACATCTTCGTCGGGGTCTCGGCCAAGAGCTACGACTGGCTCCAGCGGCTCAGCCCGGCGATGGCCGACCAGATGTCGCTGATGGCGGGCGCGAGCATCGAGAAGCAGAAGTCGCACGAGCCCGACAACGGCCGCGACACCCTCTTCGAACCCTGGACCGGCCATGGCGCCGAGCGCGGCGACTACCCCGGCCGGACGTCGAGCTGGTACACCAAGGTGTTCGAACACCACCCCGCCCTGAAGGTCGCCGCGTTAGGCGCCGTCGCCGGCACGTTCGCCGCCGGCCTGCTGGGCCTCGCCCGCCGGAACGGCAACGGTCATGAAACCGGCAACGGCTGGCGGCTTCGCGGCTGA
- a CDS encoding PEP-CTERM sorting domain-containing protein (PEP-CTERM proteins occur, often in large numbers, in the proteomes of bacteria that also encode an exosortase, a predicted intramembrane cysteine proteinase. The presence of a PEP-CTERM domain at a protein's C-terminus predicts cleavage within the sorting domain, followed by covalent anchoring to some some component of the (usually Gram-negative) cell surface. Many PEP-CTERM proteins exhibit an unusual sequence composition that includes large numbers of potential glycosylation sites. Expression of one such protein has been shown restore the ability of a bacterium to form floc, a type of biofilm.), which translates to MRQVTLLAALVLVFVAPSAQAGLDGANMNAVYYYPNLATPYGGAIFSPSSFTVGAGPETSGVIDGITTLSVDFTDTTLTILLSTIATNPTWSGGDFNGPLFTLLSPGTLGITGATIDPGTNLAGFDASRVTITDTQIGINWKGLPYTTGDKVVIDFSFASAPVPEPSSLIAMASGCAALPLLALRRRRRAAA; encoded by the coding sequence ATGCGACAAGTGACTCTTCTGGCCGCGTTGGTCTTGGTCTTCGTCGCGCCGTCGGCGCAGGCCGGGCTCGACGGCGCCAACATGAACGCCGTCTATTACTATCCGAATCTGGCGACGCCCTATGGAGGCGCGATCTTCAGCCCCTCCAGCTTCACCGTCGGCGCGGGGCCTGAGACCTCGGGCGTCATCGATGGCATCACCACGCTGTCGGTCGATTTCACCGACACGACGCTGACCATCCTGCTGAGCACGATTGCGACGAATCCGACGTGGAGCGGCGGCGACTTCAACGGGCCGCTGTTCACTCTGCTGTCGCCGGGCACGCTGGGGATCACCGGGGCCACGATCGACCCCGGCACGAACCTGGCCGGCTTCGACGCCAGCCGGGTCACGATCACCGACACGCAGATCGGGATCAACTGGAAAGGGCTGCCCTATACGACCGGCGACAAGGTCGTCATCGACTTCAGCTTCGCGTCCGCGCCCGTCCCCGAGCCTTCGAGCCTCATCGCGATGGCCTCGGGCTGCGCCGCCTTGCCTCTGCTTGCGTTGCGTCGTCGTCGACGCGCCGCCGCCTGA
- a CDS encoding DUF6655 family protein, with the protein MSRIASLATLALAMALSGCVSVTTKLTGSARSGAEQLLLTGTADRAIASIDFRPLAGRKVFLETGQVSAADSGWLVFGLRREMARQGLLLVADKKDAQTVVEAAVGAYGTDEIDSRVSLPTSFASSLVPIPIGGSDASGLIRKNRQDSVVKLALFGYDAATRQLAWESDTVMEVGRLDRRFIGTTNVTRQTSLPELETYPPRRVQVR; encoded by the coding sequence ATGTCCCGAATTGCGAGCCTGGCGACGCTCGCTCTGGCCATGGCTTTGAGCGGCTGCGTGAGCGTGACGACGAAGCTCACCGGGTCGGCGAGGTCGGGCGCCGAGCAGCTCTTGCTGACCGGAACGGCCGATCGGGCGATCGCCTCGATCGATTTCCGCCCGCTGGCGGGTCGGAAGGTGTTCCTCGAAACCGGTCAGGTGAGCGCCGCCGACTCGGGGTGGCTCGTCTTCGGTCTGAGGCGCGAGATGGCCCGGCAAGGGCTGCTGCTGGTCGCCGACAAGAAGGACGCGCAGACGGTCGTCGAGGCGGCCGTCGGCGCCTACGGCACGGATGAGATCGACAGCCGCGTCTCCCTCCCCACCTCGTTCGCGTCGAGTCTGGTGCCGATCCCGATCGGCGGCTCGGACGCGTCGGGCCTGATCCGCAAGAACCGGCAGGACTCGGTGGTCAAGCTGGCGCTGTTCGGCTACGACGCCGCAACCCGCCAGCTCGCCTGGGAATCCGACACCGTGATGGAAGTCGGCCGCCTCGACCGCCGCTTCATCGGAACGACCAACGTGACGCGTCAGACGTCGCTGCCGGAGTTGGAGACGTACCCGCCCCGCCGGGTCCAAGTCCGGTAG
- a CDS encoding ferritin-like domain-containing protein produces MRLQLTFEPRVKVLSDEQIQDMLKSDSGRAEPRNPGRRTFFRRTAAAVPALLLGASAARANPHMHRLPELYPGENTTLFQEILADESAHVEILQALLIDEDNTLPTRPVPHLRNLAQPDVFAFVRAASAFENTGAGTYAGALFAIQQTQEYFPVAAGLTTVEARHAGFLNALLNEPLVPDFFPVDTPIPQSVALSHVDPFIHDLNGGTVPSFDPVVASDPNNFRIIDFLLLLEMVETAFYQVNVAKFFGG; encoded by the coding sequence ATGCGCCTTCAATTGACATTCGAGCCCCGCGTGAAGGTTCTCTCGGATGAGCAAATTCAGGACATGTTGAAAAGCGATTCCGGCCGCGCGGAGCCGCGGAATCCGGGGCGGAGGACGTTCTTCCGCAGGACGGCGGCGGCCGTGCCGGCGCTGCTGTTGGGGGCGAGCGCGGCTCGCGCGAACCCGCATATGCACAGGCTTCCCGAATTGTACCCCGGTGAGAACACGACCCTCTTTCAGGAGATCTTGGCCGATGAGTCGGCTCACGTCGAGATCCTTCAGGCCTTGCTCATCGACGAGGACAACACGTTGCCGACCCGCCCGGTCCCGCACCTTCGCAACCTCGCGCAGCCCGACGTCTTCGCGTTCGTCCGGGCGGCGAGCGCGTTCGAGAACACGGGTGCCGGGACGTACGCCGGCGCCCTGTTCGCCATCCAGCAGACTCAGGAGTATTTCCCGGTCGCCGCGGGCCTGACCACCGTCGAGGCGCGGCACGCCGGGTTCCTCAACGCCCTTTTGAACGAGCCGCTGGTACCCGATTTCTTCCCGGTCGACACGCCGATCCCTCAGTCGGTCGCCTTGTCGCACGTTGATCCGTTCATCCACGACCTCAACGGCGGGACCGTGCCGTCGTTCGACCCCGTCGTCGCCTCCGACCCCAATAATTTCCGGATCATCGACTTCCTGCTCCTGCTCGAAATGGTCGAAACCGCCTTCTACCAGGTCAACGTCGCCAAGTTCTTCGGCGGTTGA